From the Leishmania donovani BPK282A1 complete genome, chromosome 30 genome, one window contains:
- a CDS encoding rac serine-threonine kinase, putative — protein sequence MSGYLKVLSPDGRWETRYIEIDDAKLRIWRTKGDKESSAAVVKELDLKCATLREVSEPNTWAVQPEKAEATYFQADGEERKTEWMDTLRHYNSSSSASEKVTLRDFEKKFVLGKGSYGKVFMVVKKDTDKWYAMKEMSAEKMRQAEIKAPFAERIILEEIDHPFIVHLHYSFQEQGNLYMILDLLAGGELFTYIEQHAPLDEEVVKFYAAEVALALGYLHSRNIIYRDLKPENVVFDRDGHACLTDFGLAKANVHEPNAVTYCGTNEYLAPELLKGVPHGKAVDWWSLGLMMCEMLFNDLPFYDENPMQMQMKILTEDVAFPPHIQITEETKDLIRCLLNKNPERRLQTLEAFKAHKCFSNLDFGLLEARKLKAPITPDPNPAHNFAKEFTSEVIVQNESPSQAVVTLAGYTYDRDLSEQEKSPSHSPTIAEELRQRRASMKKSTNGSDAASPPVTGENRTSNSSPAGAPTKQAAAGPVKKVEHHIPAKVAPQAARKKLTGNKSFDKPTK from the coding sequence ATGAGTGGTTATTTGAAGGTGCTGTCTCCGGACGGAAGGTGGGAGACACGTTACATTGAGATCGACGACGCCAAGTTGCGCATTTGGAGGACAAAGGGGGACAAGGAATCCAGTGCGGCAGTGGTAAAGGAGCTGGACCTCAAGTGTGCCACCCTGCGCGAGGTGTCAGAGCCCAACACTTGGGCGGTGCAGCCGGAAAAGGCAGAGGCCACATACTTCCAAGCAGACGGAGAAGAACGAAAAACTGAGTGGATGGACACGCTGCGGCACTACAactcgagcagctccgcgtcCGAGAAGGTGACGCTTAGGGACTTTGAAAAGAAGTTCGTGCTAGGCAAAGGCTCCTATGGCAAGGTATTCATGGTAGTGAAGAAGGACACGGACAAGTGGTACGCTATGAAGGAGATGAGCGCGGAGAAGATGCGACAGGCGGAGATAAAGGCGCCGTTTGCAGAGCGCATTATTTTGGAGGAGATCGACCATCCTTTTATCGTTCACCTTCACTACTCGTTCCAAGAGCAAGGAAACTTGTACATGATCCTGGACCTACTAGCAGGCGGCGAGCTTTTTACCTACATTGAGCAACACGCTCCACTCGATGAAGAGGTCGTCAAGTTTTACGCTGCCGAAGTCGCCCTGGCGCTCGGGTATCTGCACAGCCGCAACATTATTTATCGCGATTTGAAGCCGGAGAACGTCGTCTTTGACCGTGACGGGCACGCCTGTCTAACCGACTTCGGGCTCGCCAAGGCGAACGTGCACGAGCCGAACGCTGTCACATACTGTGGCACGAACGAGTACCTGGCCCCAGAGTTGCTGAAGGGTGTGCCGCACGGCAAGGCGGTAGACTGGTGGTCCCTAGGGCTAATGATGTGTGAGATGCTTTTCAACGACCTCCCTTTTTACGACGAAAATCCGATGCAAATGCAGATGAAGATTTTGACGGAAGACGTTGCCTTCCCACCCCACATTCAGATCACTGAGGAGACAAAGGACCTGATTCGGTGCCTGCTGAACAAGAACCccgagcgccgcctgcaaACGTTGGAGGCGTTCAAGGCACATAAGTGCTTTTCAAACCTCGATTTCGGTCTTCTAGAGGCGCGCAAGCTCAAGGCGCCGATAACACCCGATCCAAACCCGGCCCACAACTTCGCGAAGGAGTTTACGAGCGAGGTGATTGTGCAAAATGAGTCACCGTCGCAGGCGGTCGTTACGCTGGCCGGCTACACCTACGATAGAGACTTGTCAGAGCAGGAAAAGTCCCCCTCCCATTCTCCCACAATagcagaggagctgcggcaacgTAGAGCATCGATGAAAAAATCTACCAACGGCAGTgacgctgcttctcctcccgTGACAGGTGAAAATAGGACGTCGAACTCCAGCCCAGCTGGGGCGCCGACGAAGCAAGCTGCAGCCGGCCCCGTAAAGAAAGTGGAGCACCACATTCCCGCCAAGGTGGCGCCACAAGCCGCGCGGAAAAAGCTGACGGGGAACAAGAGCTTCGATAAGCCCACGAAGTAG
- a CDS encoding 4-methyl-5(beta-hydroxyethyl)-thiazole monophosphate synthesis protein, putative codes for MNVLVVAADHSEDIELISIIDVLSRAGIKVTLASVMESKSITLAHGVNVMCDALIGEVSAVEYDAVLLPGGMPGAVHLGNNEALKKILQNARVGKKLYGGICAAPAVALAPMGLLEGVDTVTCYPGFEDKLPSSVKYSTNAVVKSENCLTSRGPGTAIYFALAVVSILKSPDLAERLAKAMLVDHSNEMNDVRAIK; via the coding sequence ATGAATGTTCTTGTCGTCGCGGCTGATCACTCCGAGGACATCGAGCTGATCAGTATTATTGACGTCCTCTCTCGCGCTGGCATCAAGGTCACACTCGCTTCTGTGATGGAGTCGAAGTCCATTACGCTGGCGCACGGAGTGAATGTGATGTGCGATGCTCTGATTGGAGAAGTCTCTGCAGTTGAATACGACGCAGTGCTCCTTCCCGGTGGCATGCCAGGAGCCGTCCATCTCGGCAACAACGAAGCGCTGAAGAAGATTCTGCAGAACGCGCGAGTGGGGAAAAAGCTGTACGGCGGAATCTGTGCTGCTCCCGCCGTCGCCCTTGCTCCTATGGGGCTGCTGGAGGGTGTGGACACCGTCACTTGCTACCCCGGCTTTGAGGATAAGCTGCCCTCTTCTGTTAAGTACTCCACGAACGCTGTTGTGAAGTCAGAGAACTGTCTCACCAGCCGCGGCCCCGGCACCGCCATCTACTTTGCGCTCGCCGTTGTTTCGATTCTCAAGTCACCTGATCTGGCTGAGAGGCTCGCCAAGGCCATGCTTGTGGATCACAGTAACGAGATGAACGACGTGCGCGCCATCAAGTAA
- a CDS encoding mitochondrial oligo_U binding protein TBRGG1, putative: MLQRCATLTGAPLRARAYSTVLGACAVLHQRGGYQGRGGGPRLGYGGGGPPPRQQHYQQQGGGYGNRDDFSRHRGGSDRGYENRNQGYENHQQRYIDRPQRRDNDQQGYGNSRENYDDRSQGYDDRRKGFNNRQQSFGNRQHDGDDRQSAPRRGKEQYLTQDADRLLRMKHDYKKAKDTKERFGIVKEARRLLRRTRIDPSTQDERSVAIVINCAATFSVPAKIEAVEQAFQWMRRNIGGISPQNVALFANALGLISPPEAKQVMVSEVMPAVQSVMREMAPVEVVMVLQALQRLGVEENEKLQDDLLSHLEPCVSSMPVQQLSTLASVLHHHSMQTRDNAKWKQIAHETLARALAGVDGIHSREAIVLLCAAPFLDASQKQIGQLLARVTETVQFHTDDQVGELMSAILHIRQQVSEPSVELTAAVEELHTALMTRLEKVSAFVGPKSATRIWNYAHASNVELPSAIQETMCASLIQLMTFRTIRFRALARLMASLSTQKLPSAEILTVVANCSVGVRPPRSAKAILPQESDMPGDGEDHESIRAAAFEALYSRHFGTLTELRISLENAFAKNDVPPNDALAKTLPEHLLKHAAEASPRQMLTAVVAIALAPADCPCRNKTHDAAVRAAVLKALEDNPDKFKSDLSPELVDWFVSSIPADSESAEIVAAVQKAAAP; this comes from the coding sequence atgctgcagcggtgcgcgacACTGACCGGCGCGCCACTCCGGGCTCGGGCGTACAGCACGGTGCTAGGCGCTTGTGCTGTGCTCCATCAGCGTGGGGGCTACCaaggccgcggtggtggcccTCGGCTCGGCtacggtggcggcggtccccctcctcgccagcAGCATTATCAGCAGCAAGGAGGCGGGTACGGAAACCGCGACGATTTttcgcgccaccgcggcggcagcgaccgtGGATACGAGAACCGCAACCAGGGCTATGAAAATCACCAGCAGCGCTACATCGATCGCCCGCAAAGACGTGACAATGATCAGCAAGGCTACGGCAATAGTCGAGAGAACTACGATGATCGTAGCCAGGGCTACGACGATCGCCGGAAAGGGTTTAACAATCGTCAACAGAGTTTTGGAAACCGCCAGCACGACGGTGACGATCGCCAATCGGCACCGCGGCGTGGCAAAGAGCAGTACCTCACGCAGGATGCAGACAGGCTACTGAGAATGAAACATGATTACAAGAAAGCAAAAGACACAAAGGAGCGCTTTGGGATTGTAAAAGAGGCTCGGCGGCTTCTGCGTCGCACTCGCATCGACCCCTCCACCCAAGACGAACGGTCTGTTGCCATTGTGATCaactgcgccgccaccttctCTGTTCCAGCAAAGATagaggcggtggagcaggcgtTTCAATGGATGCGGAGGAACATCGGTGGCATCTCACCTCAGAATGTAGCCCTTTTCGCGAACGCGTTGGGTCTCATCTCCCCGCCCGAGGCGAAGCAAGTGATGGTCAGTGAGGTCATGCCGGCTGTGCAGTCTGTGATGCGCGAAATGGCACCCGTGGAAGTAGtgatggtgctgcaggcACTTCAGCGCTTGGGAGTCGAGGAGAATGAAAAACTGCAGGACGATCTCCTCTCCCATCTCGAGCCGTGTGTCTCCTCGATGCCAGTTCAGCAGTTGTCCACACTGGCGTCTGTCCTCCATCATCACTCAATGCAAACGCGAGACAATGCGAAGTGGAAGCAGATTGCACACGAGACGTTGGCACGCGCTCTTGCAGGGGTGGACGGGATACACTCACGGGAGGCCATCGTTCTTCTTTGCGCCGCACCGTTTTTGGACGCCTCCCAGAAGCAGATTGGCCAACTTCTCGCTCGCGTGACAGAAACTGTACAGTTCCACACGGATGATCAGGTCGGAGAACTGATGAGCGCAATCCTCCACATTAGACAACAGGTCAGTGAGCCGAGTGTCGAGTTGACAGCGGCCGTCGAGGAGCTTCACACGGCACTGATGACACGTTTGGAGAAGGTGAGCGCTTTTGTGGGGCCTAAAAGTGCGACTCGCATCTGGAACTACGCACACGCTTCCAACGTCGAGCTCCCCTCCGCGATTCAAGAGACCATGTGCGCTTCACTCATACAGCTCATGACATTCCGCACCATTCGATTCCGAGCATTGGCACGGCTGATGGCATCGCTATCGACACAGAAGCTGCCCTCCGCTGAAATTCTCACTGTCGTTGCAAACTGCAGTGTTGGAGTGCGGCCGCCTCGGTCTGCAAAGGCGATTCTTCCTCAAGAGAGTGATATGCCGGGGGATGGAGAGGATCACGAGAGCATTCGTGCCGCGGCGTTCGAGGCGCTGTACAGTCGTCACTTTGGTACTCTCACTGAGCTGCGTATCAGCCTTGAAAACGCTTTTGCCAAGAATGATGTCCCTCCCAACGACGCTCTCGCCAAGACGCTGCCAGAGCATCTTCTCAAACACGCTGCAGAAGCTTCGCCGCGACAAATGCTGACGGCCGTTGTGGCCATTGCGCTAGCGCCGGCCGATTGCCCGTGTCGAAACAAGACTCACGATGCGGCAGTGCGTGCCGCAGTACTCAAAGCGCTCGAAGACAACCCTGACAAGTTCAAGTCCGACTTGAGCCCTGAGCTCGTGGACTGGTTCGTGAGCAGTATCCCCGCCGATTCCGAGTCAGCAGAGATAGTGGCGGCAGTGCAAAaggccgctgcgccgtga